The Helicobacter jaachi DNA window TAAACATAAGTGAGCGCATGGAGCTTATGCGCCAAAAGGCAAAATATTTAGGGCTTAATGCGAGTGATAAGATTTTAAACTATATTTTAAGCTTGCAAAATAATGACATCGCGCTAGCGCTCAATGAGCTAGATAAGTTTGTTGTATTTAGCGGCTCTAAGCCCATTGAGCCAAATGATGTAAGCCTGCTTTGTGATGGAATGGCGAGCTTTAGCGTAGAGGAGCTGTGCTGCACTTTAATGGAGAAAAAATCTTTTATAGAAATGCTGCATAGTATTTATGAAGAGGGTATTAATGAAATAGCGATGATTAGCGAGATACAGCGATTTTTTTATCAATTATTTTTATTTTTTGCTTTTATTAAGATAAATGGACGCCCAAATGCCAAAGAGATTTTGGGATTTAGCCCTCCAGCACACATTGTGGAGCGGCTTTCGCGCTACTGCATTCGCTTTAGGGAAGCAGAATATATTGCCATTTTTGAGCTACTCTCTCAATGGCGCTATGAAGTGAGCAAGGGCAAAGTAAAGCAATCAATGAGTGCTTTAATCAAAATTCAAGAAATGATAAGATAAAATCTGCGCCTTTATTTTAGCCTTGCTCTTTTGCATAATGCTTTTTAATTTTATAGAATCTACTCTAGCTGCCTTAAGCTAGGGATTAGATTCTATAATTTATAGAATCTAGCGCGCAAAAGGGCGATACACCAAAAGGAGTAAGAATGAAATTTTATGAGACGATGTTTATCCTTAAGCCCACGCTTGTGGAAGAAGAAATCAAGTCTCGCATTGATTTTTTTAAGGATATAATTACCAAAAACGGCGGCACAATCGAAACTTGTCTTGATATGGGTATGCGTAATTTAGCTTATGAGATTAAGAAAAATAAGCGTGGGTATTATTTTGTCATCTATTTTAAGGCAGAGCCTAGCTTTATTTTGGAGCTTGAGCGCAATTATCGCATAAATGAGGAGATTTTGCGCTTTATTGTGATTAAATATGAGAGCAAAAAAGAGCAAAAAGCATGGCAATCGCTCGTAAATAAGGCAAATAATAAGCCAGAACCTAAACCTCAAAAGCCCAAAAAGACAGAGATTGAGGAGAAAGAGCCTGCAAAAGAGGCAGAATAAAGGTAACTCATCATGTATAACAAAGTCATTATCATAGGAAATCTCACACGAGATGTAGAGCTTAGGTA harbors:
- the holA gene encoding DNA polymerase III subunit delta, whose translation is MYKSQLDTLLKHSIPRASLLYGDSFLIEHYAKKIALLLKSEEKHTFYFDEYNLASINALLSQSSLFGTSSLVVLKINHKLNKADVEIFLSSLCANTHNALIIEYYQAPNKSDADYARDCKAFAGYFKMPKMPKDSVIEVRFFELNISERMELMRQKAKYLGLNASDKILNYILSLQNNDIALALNELDKFVVFSGSKPIEPNDVSLLCDGMASFSVEELCCTLMEKKSFIEMLHSIYEEGINEIAMISEIQRFFYQLFLFFAFIKINGRPNAKEILGFSPPAHIVERLSRYCIRFREAEYIAIFELLSQWRYEVSKGKVKQSMSALIKIQEMIR
- the rpsF gene encoding 30S ribosomal protein S6, with product MKFYETMFILKPTLVEEEIKSRIDFFKDIITKNGGTIETCLDMGMRNLAYEIKKNKRGYYFVIYFKAEPSFILELERNYRINEEILRFIVIKYESKKEQKAWQSLVNKANNKPEPKPQKPKKTEIEEKEPAKEAE